From the genome of Amia ocellicauda isolate fAmiCal2 chromosome 14, fAmiCal2.hap1, whole genome shotgun sequence, one region includes:
- the LOC136768862 gene encoding cardiotrophin-1 — MDIMQADRQDTIKNSQRLTCLLLSRCKDLLEEYCFRQGFEFENVNPRPLTCPEPAAEQRPKCPSERLQETAAALRTLVRRLQEVKRWQTDLNPDAHKLHELLEDVIYKLGDLCANLEMVRSSAKLHQYPCAQETPPHTVFDRKMVGLSVCQGCLDWLQVAKTDLDDWSCVNV; from the exons ATGGATATCATGCAAG CGGATCGGCAGGACACCATCAAGAATTCCCAAAGACTGACCTGTTTGCTGCTGAGCCGATGCAAGGACTTGCTGGAGGAATAC TGCTTCAGGCAGGGCTTCGAATTCGAGAATGTGAACCCCCGTCCCCTGACCTGCCCTGAGCCGGCGGCAGAGCAGCGGCCCAAGTGCCCGTCGGAGAGGTTGCAAGAGACGGCTGCCGCCCTCCGCACCCTGGTCAGGCGGCTGCAGGAGGTGAAGCGCTGGCAGACGGACCTCAACCCGGATGCCCACAAACTCCACGAGCTCCTGGAGGACGTCATCTACAAGCTTGGCGACCTTTGTGCCAACCTGGAAATGGTGCGGAGCTCCGCGAAACTGCACCAGTACCCCTGTGCCCAGGAGACCCCGCCCCACACGGTCTTTGATCGCAAAATGGTCGGTCTGAGCGTGTGCCAGGGCTGCCTGGACTGGCTGCAGGTCGCCAAGACTGACCTGGACGACTGGAGCTGTGTGAATGTATGA